A window of the Lycium ferocissimum isolate CSIRO_LF1 unplaced genomic scaffold, AGI_CSIRO_Lferr_CH_V1 ctg5136, whole genome shotgun sequence genome harbors these coding sequences:
- the LOC132044734 gene encoding uncharacterized protein LOC132044734 isoform X1 — MVHQNEACEMCTRTCVLIHGQRDPSPIVCSFFKVMIDKRFSKVLYFPPGFARLVSHLTNEETYLEDSSGRRWKVGICNHNGSLAIREGWHKFSSEHGLKMGDFLVFHYIQGQHFVVQIFGSSGCLKINFYNGTRTGKKRPRTNCTETSQCKTDINLRKKWNSAPSVTAVPESERATFDADTGERQIVPQEEGTSDVPQGENGPRNHTDSVSQRESSSVDAPPVEMEFAPFLDAQITQTEKISEPVNDISLLGQTDENGHHMGLISSTSLKSAENGGKGKETRVDKRELREVAVKACCPPKKLNGKEPKRTKKDGQRYPEAVSGNNKVIKSEPADSGDTSFPDAGSFSCLLQVDDRNFLELPQSWPQVLASRKKMGRITIYLKGPDDRPWPVMYHENFGSKVLARNWALFTAFYGLKPGDECVFQLSNQSKRMFNVHRAH, encoded by the exons ATGGTTCACCAGAATGAAGCATGTGAAATGTGCACGCGCACGTGCGTGTTGATACATGGACAAAGGGATCCCTCACCAATTGTTTGCTCTTTCTTCAAAGTCATGATCGACAAGCGCTTCTCCAAAGTTCTG TACTTTCCCCCTGGATTTGCTCGATTGGTATCTCACTTGACTAATGAAGAAACTTATCTGGAGGACTCAAGCGGACGGCGATGGAAGGTGGGAATATGTAATCATAATGGTTCGCTTGCAATTCGAGAAGGATGGCATAAATTTTCATCAGAACATGGTCTGAAAATGGGAGACTTCTTGGTTTTCCACTACATTCAGGGTCAGCACTTTGTTGTTCAAATATTTGGATCAAGTGGTTGTCTAAAGATCAACTTTTACAATGGCACCCGTACAGGGAAGAAAAGACCGAGAACTAATTGTACAGAAACTTCCCAATGTAAAACTGACATAAATTTGAGGAAAAAATGGAATTCAGCACCCTCAGTTACTGCTGTACCAGAGTCTGAAAGGGCAACTTTTGATGCTGACACTGGAGAGCGACAAATAGTTCCCCAAGAAGAAGGAACCAGCGATGTTCCACAAGGTGAAAATGGACCTCGCAATCACACCGATTCGGTATCACAAAGGGAATCAAGTTCAGTAGATGCCCCTCCTGTTGAGATGGAGTTTGCACCCTTCCTTGACGCACAAATCACTCAGACTGAAAAAATTTCTGAACCAGTAAACGATATTTCACTTTTGGGCCAAACAGATGAAAATGGCCATCATATGGGTCTTATCTCTAGCACATCTCTGAAATCAGCTGAAAATGGTGGCAAGG GTAAGGAAACAAGAGTAGATAAGCGAGAACTGAGAGAGGTGGCAGTGAAAGCATGTTGTCCTCCTAAAAAGTTAAATG GAAAAGAGCCAAAAAGAACAAAGAAGGATGGTCAACGTTATCCTGAGGCTGTAAGTGGTAATAACAAAGTTATAAAAAGTGAGCCTGCTGATTCAGGTGACACATCATTTCCTGATGCTGGCAGCTTCTCATGTTTGCTGCAGGTGGATGATCGAAATTTTCTG GAATTACCACAAAGCTGGCCACAAGTTTTGGCGAGCAGGAAAAAGATGGGAAGGATTACTATTTATCTCAAAGGACCGGATGATAGACCCTGGCCTGTCATGTATCATGAGAATTTCGGTTCTAAGGTTTTGGCCAGAAACTGGGCATTATTTACTGCATTTTATGGGCTTAAGCCTGGAGATGAATGTGTATTCCAACTTTCAAATCAGTCAAAACGTATGTTTAATGTACACAGAGCCCACTAG
- the LOC132044734 gene encoding uncharacterized protein LOC132044734 isoform X2, producing the protein MVHQNEACEMCTRTCVLIHGQRDPSPIVCSFFKVMIDKRFSKVLYFPPGFARLVSHLTNEETYLEDSSGRRWKVGICNHNGSLAIREGWHKFSSEHGLKMGDFLVFHYIQGQHFVVQIFGSSGCLKINFYNGTRTGKKRPRTNCTETSQCKTDINLRKKWNSAPSVTAVPESERATFDADTGERQIVPQEEGTSDVPQGENGPRNHTDSVSQRESSSVDAPPVEMEFAPFLDAQITQTEKISEPVNDISLLGQTDENGHHMGLISSTSLKSAENGGKGKETRVDKRELREVAVKACCPPKKLNGKEPKRTKKDGQRYPEAVSGNNKVIKSEPADSGDTSFPDAGSFSCLLQELPQSWPQVLASRKKMGRITIYLKGPDDRPWPVMYHENFGSKVLARNWALFTAFYGLKPGDECVFQLSNQSKRMFNVHRAH; encoded by the exons ATGGTTCACCAGAATGAAGCATGTGAAATGTGCACGCGCACGTGCGTGTTGATACATGGACAAAGGGATCCCTCACCAATTGTTTGCTCTTTCTTCAAAGTCATGATCGACAAGCGCTTCTCCAAAGTTCTG TACTTTCCCCCTGGATTTGCTCGATTGGTATCTCACTTGACTAATGAAGAAACTTATCTGGAGGACTCAAGCGGACGGCGATGGAAGGTGGGAATATGTAATCATAATGGTTCGCTTGCAATTCGAGAAGGATGGCATAAATTTTCATCAGAACATGGTCTGAAAATGGGAGACTTCTTGGTTTTCCACTACATTCAGGGTCAGCACTTTGTTGTTCAAATATTTGGATCAAGTGGTTGTCTAAAGATCAACTTTTACAATGGCACCCGTACAGGGAAGAAAAGACCGAGAACTAATTGTACAGAAACTTCCCAATGTAAAACTGACATAAATTTGAGGAAAAAATGGAATTCAGCACCCTCAGTTACTGCTGTACCAGAGTCTGAAAGGGCAACTTTTGATGCTGACACTGGAGAGCGACAAATAGTTCCCCAAGAAGAAGGAACCAGCGATGTTCCACAAGGTGAAAATGGACCTCGCAATCACACCGATTCGGTATCACAAAGGGAATCAAGTTCAGTAGATGCCCCTCCTGTTGAGATGGAGTTTGCACCCTTCCTTGACGCACAAATCACTCAGACTGAAAAAATTTCTGAACCAGTAAACGATATTTCACTTTTGGGCCAAACAGATGAAAATGGCCATCATATGGGTCTTATCTCTAGCACATCTCTGAAATCAGCTGAAAATGGTGGCAAGG GTAAGGAAACAAGAGTAGATAAGCGAGAACTGAGAGAGGTGGCAGTGAAAGCATGTTGTCCTCCTAAAAAGTTAAATG GAAAAGAGCCAAAAAGAACAAAGAAGGATGGTCAACGTTATCCTGAGGCTGTAAGTGGTAATAACAAAGTTATAAAAAGTGAGCCTGCTGATTCAGGTGACACATCATTTCCTGATGCTGGCAGCTTCTCATGTTTGCTGCAG GAATTACCACAAAGCTGGCCACAAGTTTTGGCGAGCAGGAAAAAGATGGGAAGGATTACTATTTATCTCAAAGGACCGGATGATAGACCCTGGCCTGTCATGTATCATGAGAATTTCGGTTCTAAGGTTTTGGCCAGAAACTGGGCATTATTTACTGCATTTTATGGGCTTAAGCCTGGAGATGAATGTGTATTCCAACTTTCAAATCAGTCAAAACGTATGTTTAATGTACACAGAGCCCACTAG
- the LOC132044733 gene encoding uncharacterized protein LOC132044733 produces the protein MECKFSDAPHEADGEVRMDTQVISKRESFKYLGSIQENGEIDDDVTHQCWPVKLSRFQKMNVVKMRMLRWMFGHTRRDKIRNEDIHDEVGVPQWWTRWESETEMVQACKEEEHGCRSEDV, from the exons atggagtgcaagttcagtgatgcACCGCATGAGGCAGATGGGGAAGTGAGGATGGATACACAGGTCATCTCTAAGAGAGAAAGCTTTAAGTATCTTGGGTCAATCCAAGAAAATGGGGAGATAgatgatgatgtcacacatc agtgttggccagtcaagctTTCACGCTTTCAGAAGATGAATGTAGTGAAGATGAGGATGCTTAGATGGATGTTTGGGCACACTAGAAGAGAtaagattaggaatgaagatatacACGACGAAGTGGGAGTACCTCAGTGGTGGACAAGATGGGAaagcgagactgagatggttcaGGCATGTAAAGAGGAGGAGCACGGATGCCGTAGTGAGGACGTGTGA